The window CCACAGCGCCTTCAGCCAGTCGACGTACCAGGAGGTCTCGGTGATGGTGTAGCGGAACCAGACGAAGTCGCCGCGGCGGATGTGCAGCGCCACCACCGTGTTGCCACGCTGTTTGAGCGCCTGCATCACCGGATCGACATAGGGCAGCCAGTCCGGCCGGGGCCGCAGCCAGGACCGCACCCGCTCACGCCACTCCTCGCGATGCTCGAAGAGGAACAGGGGCGAGAGGATGTCGACGTCCGGACGCGGATCGTCGCGCCGCCCGGTCACCAGATCGTTCAGGATGCGCCGGGCGAAATGCATCGGCTTCAGCCCGCCGCCGGGCCTGGGGTCGTCGAGGTCGAAGTAATACCCCCCGACCCAGTCCGGCGTCTCCAGCCGGTAGCCGAATTTCTCGGCATAGAGCCGCAGCAGCACATATTCCAGCACGTTGTGGGCGAAGCGCCCGTGGGTGGCCAGCGTCGAGGAACAGATGCGCGGCTGCGACGGATCGGGGTTTGCCGGCCGTTCCAGCCGCCGGCCCTGCCGGGCCAGGACCTGTTGCAACCCGGCGATCGACTTCACGGTGAAGAAGCGGCTGCCATGGCCGTGGACGCCGGCCAGCACCTCCACCGCCCGGTCGATCTCGCCGGCTGCCAGCCAGCTTTCGGCGATGGCGGTCAGGCATTCGATGCGGAAGGCGTTGGGGTCGGCGAGGTGGGGATAGCGGTAGTCGGCGAAGAAGCGCCGCGAGTCCTCGTAACGTCCCTGGCGGACCAGCAGGGCCGACAACATGTCGATGGCGCCGGCCACGTCGCTGCCCGGACTGGTCAACGCCAGCCGCAGCACCTGCTCCGCCTCGCCTTCGCGACCCAAGCCGGTCAGCACGTCGGCCAGCCGGGTCAGCGACAGGTTGACGCCGGCGCGCGCCGCGCGGACATAGCTGTCGACCGCAGCCTCGGCCAATCCGGCGGCATGCTGGGCGTTGCCCTGATTGTAGAGGGCGCCGCCCTGCTCCGGCTCGATGGTGAGCGAGCGGCGGAAGCAGACCAGCGCCTCGTCCAGCCGGCCGAGTTCGACCAGCAGGTTGCCGAGGTTCATGTGGGCGGCGGCGAAGTCCGGCTGCAGGGCGAGCGCGTTGCGTTGGCTGCCCAAGGCAAGAGCCACGGCGCCGGCATCGGACGCCCCGCCCTGGCGCAGCGCGATGCCCAGATCGTGGTAGAGGTTGGGACGCTGGGGAGCAAGGCGCAGCGCGCGGCGAAAGGACGCGGCCGACGCAGCCCAGTCGCGCGGGCCGCCGCGTCCGCACAGCAGGGAGGCGAGGCCATGATGAGCCGGCTCCAATGCCGGATCGATCGCCAGGGCCCGGCGCTGCGCCGCCGCCGCCTCGTCGATCCGGCCCAGCTCGGACAGGGTGGAGGCGAGGTTGCAGCAGGCGTCGGCCATCTCCGGGGCGATCTCCAGCGCGCTGCGGATCAGTTCCAGCGCCTTGTCCCGGCGCCCTTCCCGACGCTCGATCAACCCCAGCAGATGCAAGGCCGTGGCGTTGCGCGGATCGACCTCCAGTATCCGCAGATACAGATCGCGCGCTTCGCCCAGACGGTCGGAACGCTGCAATCCAACAGCGATCTGCAATGCTTCGGCAACGGTTGCCATGGTGATCCACGCGGTGAGGCCGGGGCGACGCGGCCGGGGAGCCGTTCCAACCCGACCGCTCCACCCGGG is drawn from Azospirillum sp. TSH100 and contains these coding sequences:
- a CDS encoding tetratricopeptide repeat protein, which gives rise to MATVAEALQIAVGLQRSDRLGEARDLYLRILEVDPRNATALHLLGLIERREGRRDKALELIRSALEIAPEMADACCNLASTLSELGRIDEAAAAQRRALAIDPALEPAHHGLASLLCGRGGPRDWAASAASFRRALRLAPQRPNLYHDLGIALRQGGASDAGAVALALGSQRNALALQPDFAAAHMNLGNLLVELGRLDEALVCFRRSLTIEPEQGGALYNQGNAQHAAGLAEAAVDSYVRAARAGVNLSLTRLADVLTGLGREGEAEQVLRLALTSPGSDVAGAIDMLSALLVRQGRYEDSRRFFADYRYPHLADPNAFRIECLTAIAESWLAAGEIDRAVEVLAGVHGHGSRFFTVKSIAGLQQVLARQGRRLERPANPDPSQPRICSSTLATHGRFAHNVLEYVLLRLYAEKFGYRLETPDWVGGYYFDLDDPRPGGGLKPMHFARRILNDLVTGRRDDPRPDVDILSPLFLFEHREEWRERVRSWLRPRPDWLPYVDPVMQALKQRGNTVVALHIRRGDFVWFRYTITETSWYVDWLKALWPTLDRPVLYIATDDPATIADFAEFAPVSLADLTGADLAREGAVQPWKGLEFLQDFHVLMNADVLGVSAQSGYSQLAALLNRNAQLFVEPDAAARRIRPYSPWTASSETP